In Paenibacillus protaetiae, the genomic stretch CGGTTATTACGCTTAACAGGCATTCCTCGCCGTGAATGATCATCCTTTCACTGGATAACAGCCCTTCCCGCAAATCACCGGAATGGGTCATATACCGGATGCGGACATTGCGTTCCGGCTTCCAAGGATTATGAATGTCCTGCCCGCTGTTATCGACGATATATTGCAGCAAATCGGCCGTTTGATTGATAACGTCCTCTTTATGCAAGCCCGCGGCGTTCAAGAAGCTTTCGTTCACATTAATGTACCGTTTGTCCACCATCGACCGCAATGAAACGAAGCACGGCATCGTATCCAACATTTTGCGGTAACGCTCCTCCTCCATCAGCTTGCGGTCGGTGACATCGCGGATGGAGCAGACAAACAGCGGATGACCGGCTACACTTGCCGCTCCGAATTGAATATCTGCGGGAAACGGGATGCCGTCTTTCCGTACGGCCGTTGTTTCGATAAGACGAATCCCGTTGTCCGTCTTTTCGGCGAGAATCGCTGAAAGGCCCGGGACGATAAGGTCAATCGGCTGTCCGGCCAGCCTTGAAGGCGGGTAGCCGAACATTTTGGCAGCGGACGGATTAATCGTCTGCAGGATGCCCTGTTCATCGACCGTCGCAATCGTGTCGTTGGATGTTTCTCCGATGACGCTCAGCAGCTCGTTCTGCAGCTTGATTTGTTCCTGGTACTGATACATTTGCACAAAAGCTTCGATTTTCATCTTTAACGTTTCCGGATGGAATGGCTTAAAAATATAATCAATCGCGCCAACGGAATAGCCATGGTTCACATGCTCGGCCGCCTGGCTGATGGCGGTTATAAAAATAATCGGGACATACTTGGAGCGCTCTCTCATTTTGATCAGCCTTGCCGTTTCAAAACCGTTCATGCCGGGCATCTGCACATCAAGCAGGATAACGGCAAAATCCGTCTGCAAGACATGGCGGAGCGCCTCCTCGCCGGAATGGGCGCGAAACAGCGTGTAATGAGGGGCGTCTAATATCGCTTCCAGTGCGATCAGATTTTCCGGCCGGTCATCCACCATCAATATATTCACCTGCGACACGGCGCTACTTAATTTTGCGATAAAGTTTCTCATTGTACACCAGCTCCTTATAACAATCTGTGAAGCCTGTAAACGCCATGCTTTCTTTCTGGCCAAGGCCAAGGTAGCCGCCGAGGGAAAGGCTTTGATAAAACAGTTCATGCACGCGATGCTGCAAGCCGGAATTAAAATAGATCATTACATTGCGGCAAATAATGACGTGGAACTCATTAAACGACTCGTCAACAGCCAAATTATGCTGTGCAAATGTAATTTTTTCCGCCAGAAAAGGCTTGAACTCCACTCTTCCGTTACTTAAGGACACGTATTCATTTAATGTTTTGGTCCCGCCGGACAGCGTATAGTTGCGCGTATACTGGTGCATCCTCTCCAGCGGGAACGACTTCAGCTTTGCTTCTTCAATGACCGATTCATTCATATCCGTCGCGTAAATCCTCGTTTTTTCCAGAAGCCCTTCTTCATGGAGCAAAATAGCCATCGAATATGCTTCTTCACCAGTCGAGCACCCGGCATGCCAAATACGGATAAAAGGATACTCTTTCAGCTGCGGCACGACGGCAGCCCGAAACGCCTTAAAAAAATCCGGATCGCGAAAAAGCTCCGTTACATTGATGGAGAAATCATTCAGAAGCCGGTTGAAAATACGGCGGTCATGCAGCACTTTTTCCTGCAAGCCGGATACGCTTTTTAATCGCTCTGCACGAATGCGGTACCAGATTCGCCGTCTGATCGTCGGAAATACATAGTTCCGGAAGTCAACCCCGTAATAACGGTACAGCGCTTCAAGGAAAAGCTCGATTTCGATTCGTTCGCGTTCATCAATCGGCTCCTTATCCATCGTATTCAATCGGTTACCACCTATCTGCGGTAAGCCAGGAATGGATACAGGCAAAAAGCTGCTCCAGCTTCACTGGCTTGCTAATATAATCGGAAGCGCCGGCGTCGATACATTTGTCCCTGTCGTCTTTCATCGCCTTTGCCGTTAACGCAATGATGGGCAGCAGCTCGAAACCCGGCATTTGGCGCAGCGTCCGCATCGTTTCATAGCCGTCCATCTCTGGCAGCATAATGTCCATCAGGATCAAATCCACATCCGGATGATCCTTCAGTACTTTCAAGCATGAAAGTCCGTTTTCAGCAAAAAGCACGGTTGCTTTTTTGCTTTCAAGGGCAATCGTCATGGCGTAAATATTGCGCATATCATCATCAACGATCAATATTTTTTTGCCTTCCCATATCGCCCCGTCCAGCTCATCCTGGCTTTCGCTCACTTGCAGCCCGTTTGTAAAATGGCGGTCCGCTGCAGCGGCGGCCGACTCCAGCTCTACAAGGGACTGAGCTTCCTCTTCTTCCTCCGGCTGCTCGCATAGAAGGACAAGCGAGAACATGCTGCCTTTGCCGGTGTCGCTGTTTACCACGATATGCCCGTTTAATAATTCGGCTATATTCGAGCTGATGGATAAGCCCAGCCCGGTACCGCCATATTTGCGGTTGGTTGTGCCGTCCGCCTGCTGGAACGCTTGGAAAATAAGGCTTTGCTTGTCCCGCGGAATGCCGATGCCGGTATCGCTAATGGAAAAGGCAATGCCGGAGCCGCTTGCAAGCAGCTTGTTGTGCGCAGGCAGCAACGCTTGATTCGCGTGGTGAATGTGCAGCTTCACTTCCCCGCTTTCCGTAAATTTAAAGGCATTGGAAAGCAGATTTTTTATAATTTGCAGCAGCCGCTGCTCATCGGTCACGATCGTTTCCGGCAGCCCGGCGTCAAGCTTAACCGTAAACGTTAGTCCCTTTTGGCGGGCAACCGGGGCAAATTGCTGTTCAGCCGTTTCCAACACGGCCATCAAACTGACAGGACCTTTCACAAGCTCGATTTTGCCGGACTCCACCTTGGACAAGTCCAGAATGTCGTTAATCAGCTGAAGCAGATCATGCCCGGATTGGTGGATCGTCTGCGCGTATTTGATTTGATTTTCCTGCAAATTACCGTCCTTGTTATCCGCCAAAATATTGGACAGGATGAGCAGGCTGTTCAGCGGCGTCCGGAGCTCATGGGACATGTTCGCCAAAAACTCGGATTTATATTGCGAACTGAGCGCCAGCTGCTTCGCTTTTTCTTCCAGCTCATTTTTGGTAATTTCCAATTCTTTTGTTTTTTGCTCGGAGTTTTTGTATTGCTCCTCCAGTTTTTCATTGATGCCGCGCAGCTCTTCGGATTGCGTTTGCAGCTCTTCGGTCAGCACCTGCGACTCCACCAGCAGCTGCTCAACCTGCATCCGTCCCGAGATGCTGCTGATGACACTGCCAAGATGCGCGCATAAGTGCTGCAGGAGCGTTTGCTGAATCGGCTTGAACTTGCTGAACGAAGCCAGCTCAATAACGGCTACGACCTGGCCTTCGAACTGCACAGGCATTATCATCAGGCTTGCAGGAGCAGCTTTGCCGAGTCCCGACGAGATTTGAATATAGTTATCCGGCAAGTGTTCCATCACAATGGTCCGGCTTTCCAGCGCGGCTTGCCCGATCAGCCCTTCCCCGCTTCTAAAAGACTCTATTCCGACCTCATGCTGCTGATAAGCATAGGAAGCAAGCTTGTTCAGCTGCGGATGGCGGCCGCTTTTTTGCTGGATATAAAAAACGCCGTAACTTGCTTCAACTAACGGAGTAACGGTCGTAATAAACAGCTGGGCCAACCCTTCCAGATTTTGTATGCCTTGAAGTTTCGTAGCCATTACGGCTACATTCGTTTCCATCCAGCGCTGCTCTTGTTCCAGGTTGGAATAATGTTTCAGCATCTTGGCCATTTCATTAAACGACCGGGCAATGTCGCCGATTTCATCCTGCGTCCGCACATCAATATGGGGCAGCTCGGAAGCGGACATGGAATCATGCGTCACTCCGGTAATTACACTCGTAATTTTGAACAGGTTTCTCGTAATCCGTTGCGACAAAACAAGTCCGATCAGCAGCGTTAATAAAAAGGTTACAACCGTTAATATGGCCGTTGTCCGGTTTACGAAGTTAACCATTGCAGTGTTAGCCTGCTTGCCTTTATCCAATAATTGCTGCTGATAACCCGCAATCGACTGGGACAAAGCCCCAAGCTCCTGGCCAATAGGAAGCACTTCGTCCTTGAAATAAGCTAAAGCGGCATCCTGATCCTGGTTCTGCTGCAGGTTATCAAGCATATGTTCATAGCTTCGCATAAACGCCTGATTCGTTTCGTACAGCTTTTGGGAAGATTCTTTAGTTTCCGGCTGGGTCATCAAAGCCCCCGCTTGTCCGGTCAGCAAATTCAGCTGTTCGTTGGCGGTTTGCAGCTCCGTCAAATAACTGGAATCTCTCGTAAGCAGATATCCTTTCAAGCTGCTTGTCTGCTGCACAGACAAGTACTCCACGTCTTTGGCCATGCTTAACACCGTGACCCGCCGGTCTATCAAGTCGTTATACGACTTATTCACCCTGTCATTGTAAACATAGGCTGTAATATTAACTGCAGTCACCAAAAACGCAACAGATAAAAAACAGAGAAGCAGCTTGCTTCGAATGGTAAATCTCATGGAAATCCTCCAGTTATCCGGCCTGTCGCCTTCATTGAATAAATAGCCTTATCTCCTTGTATCTTACATTCCTACTAATCAGATGCCTATAGTGCAAAACAATTATTATGAGGTTAATTTGCCATTGTCACAAAATAGACACATTTAAGCAAGCAGTTTCGACATACAACCAAAACACGCTTACTCTATACTTAGCTGTGTTATCCGATGTTATATAAATTCACATAACCATAAAAGAAGAAATAAATATCGATGGAGGGATTTCCCAATGGCCATATTGATGGCGAAGGATAACATGAATCAGCCGTTTGCAAGTTATGAGCTGCTTCCTTATTACGATGAAATGTTTGAAGGACGGGGTAAAGCGAGGACCCATTATAGCGCGGTGCTGCACCGGATTTCGAGAATGGGCATGGATGAGCTGAAACAAAAGGATGCCGTCATGCAAGCCGAAATGGTATCCCAGGGCATTACGTTTACGGTTTACAGCAGCGAGCCGGACAAATCCGACCAGGAGAGAACAATACCTTTCGACCTGCTCCCCCGCCTGATTACAGCAGAAGAATGGCAGCAGCTGGAGAAAGGGCTGCAGCAGCGGACCCGGGCATTAAACCGTTTTATTAGCGATATTTATCATGAGCAGCATATTTTGAACGATGGACTTATTCCGCGGGATTTGGTATTGAATAACCCTTATTATGTACCGGCTATGGCCGGACTTGATGTGCCAAACGATGTGTATATCCCGCTGTCGGGCATTGATCTGGTACGCGGCGACAACGGTCAGTTCTATGTGCTGGAAGATAACTTAAGGACGCCTTCGGGATTGTCCTATATATACAAAAACCGGGAAATGATGAGGAACCTGTTTCCGGAATTGTACTTTGACTACCGTGTCCGCGATATCGATCCCGGTATGAATGCGTTATTAAGCTGCCTGCGGAGCATGGCGCCGTCTTCCAAAGCCGATCCCTGCGTAGTGCTGCTGACGCCGGGCAGCTATAATTCCGCTTATTACGACCATTCCTTCCTGGCGCAAGAAATGGGTATCCAGCTTGTGGAGCCGCACGATTTAACCGTTATTAACCGGACTGTTTATGTGAAAACAAGGAACAGCCTTCGCCAGGTAGACGTCATTTACCGGCGTATTGATGACGAGTTTTTGGACCCGCTCGCCTTCCGTAAAGATTCTTTGCTTGGTGTCCCCGGCCTCATGGATGCCTATATCGCCGGGAATGTTGCGCTTGCGAACGCGCCGGGAACCGGCGTAGCCGATGATAAAGCGGTATACGCCTACGTTCCGGATATGATCCGCTACTATTTGAATGAAGAACCGATCATTAACAATGTTCCCACTTATATATTGTCCAGACCGCATGAGCTGGAATTTGTATTGTCACGCCTGCCCGAGATGGTCGTAAAAGAAAGATGCCTCTCCGGCGGCTACGGCATGCTGATCGGCCCTACTTCAACGGATGAAGAAATAAAAAAATTTCGCGAAAAAATAATACTTCATCCCGAGCGGTACATAGCGCAGCCGACTGTCAAATTGTCTTGCAGCCCGTCGCTGGCCCATGACCGGATCGCGCCGCGGCATATCGACTTGCGCGCATTCGTGTTTACGGGTGACAACACTTCCTATGCCGTTCCCGGCGGGTTGACCCGTGTAGCGCTGCAGCAAGGCTCTCTTGTTGTAAACTCATCGCAAGGCGGCGGCACGAAGGATACATGGGTTCTGACTTCGTCTGCCGCCAGCCGACTTGAACTGAATTCGAGGTGATCCAACCATGACCCGTTATGCCGAACAATTGTATTGGATTGGACGATATTTGGAACGTGCCGATCATTATGTCAGAATGATTAATGTGTATTATCATAGGCGCGATGACAGGGCTACCCATCACGAATGGCTGCGGCTCGCCGCTGCTGCCGGCGATTTAACCGGCCTGCAAAATGCGCATCCCCACCCCAATGAGCTGAATACGCTCAGCTACTTCACTTTTGAGCCTTCGAATCCGAACAGCATCTTGTCCAGTGTGCAGAAGGCGAGAAACAATACGCGCGTAATGCGGCAAATGCTGCCCGGTGAGCTGTGGGAACTGATCAACTCCCTGTATATCTGGCTTAAAGAGCAGGATGTCTATCAAGTGCAGGCTTATCCTCCCTATAAGTTTTATAAACGGATTGGGGAATGGCTGTCGTTATTCAACGGAGCTGCTGATTCATCCATGAGCCGGGGAAGGAACTGGAATTTCATTCAGGCCGGCAAATATTTGGAACGGATGCGCAATACGATTCATGTCCTGTATGACAGCTGCAGCCATGTGCTGGCGGATGAAAGCTGCAGCAGCGATTATGAATACAGCCAGTGTGTGTCGCTTCTGAAAGCATGCGGCGGTTATGAAGCGTTCCGCAAACTGTATGCCAATCACGTCAACCTGGCGGAGACAGCGGATTTTTTACTGCAGAACGCTTATTTCCCGCGGTCGGTCCGGTTTGCCGTTCACGCTTTAAAAACATGCTGCGAATCCGACTTGCTGATCCATGGCCAGATTGAGCAGTTATCCGATCAAATCAATCATCTGCTTGTTCATATTCGAATCGACGGCATCAGCCGCGATGCAAATGACGGCAATGCCATCCTGGACCACCTTCTTCAAATGACGGAGTCGTGCGACCAGCTTGGGCAGCTCATTTCGGATACGTGCATGGATGAGGAAAACCCGATACGGATCGCTAGCTTCGTTCAATAAGCACGCCAAAAAAGCCAAGGATGAGATATCCTTGGCTTTCGCTTATCCGTTTGCTTACACAATCAGACTGCTGATTGAGAAGCTCATGCCGACATAGACAATAAACAACAGCATGCCGACTGCTGTGTTGCCTTGCTGCAAATGCTCGGACAACTTCAATCCCGGCGTTACCCAGTCAAACACACAGTATACCGCCAACAGGCACACATAGCCGATTGCAAACCATAACATCATATGCCAAATGGATGTATTCGTATAAGCAGCTACGCCCAATATAATGGCTGTCCCCAAAAACTGCCCGCCCATCGCCAGTCCTGCTGCAATATTGCCGCGCTTCAGCTCCTTCAAATCGCTGTACGGCGTCATCCAGCTGAACAACACCATGCCCAGCAGCTGAAGAATGACGATCACGGCAACGCCTACAATTAAATCAAGCAAATCTACCCAACTCAAGAAGCCCACCCCCGGAACTTGGCATACGTCAAATCATAATCGGAAAAATCATGTACCTCTTCGACAATAATATTCGCTTTATCCGCTGTCTTCAGCTTGGCGTAACGGTCTGCATCAATCGGCTGTTTCACCCGGTTGCCGGAAGGCAATTCCAGAACAGCGAATTGCCTGAATTCGCCGTTATATTCCGTTTGGTATACACCAATCAGCTTCGTTTCCGTCGTAATGCGGACCTTCAGCTTCTCCAAATCCTGCTCGGCGGCCTCTTTAGTCGGAAACGATTTGATGGTGCGCCATGCGCTTAACGTTACATCATTGCGCCCGTCGCTGCCGGTCATCATATCCGCGCTCATGTACTGAAGCGTATACAGCTTGTCGCCGGTGGCGTAATTATTATCATTCGGAAGCATTTCATTATCCGGCAATACTGTCATATCGCTGCCGATCAGATCGCTAACCTCGCCTTCCACGATCCGGTAATCCCAAGGCACGGTGCTTGGGTCCGTTTCATCCGCTTGTACGGTTGCAGTATCCTGAGGGATCGCCGACGTTTCGGTTGACCATGAAATCGCGGAATCGCTGCTGTACCGGTCATTCGAACAGGAGTTAAAGGCAAAAGCGATAAACACAACTAGCAAAATGCCCCCGACCAGCATGGATGCCGGACGATTGTTCCGGTCTCCGCCGCCGCGGTTATATCCGTTACCATACTGCATCATTTCACCCCTATCGCTACAAAATGGCTCGTATTGCCCGTAATAAGCCCGCCGGCGCGGCCAAGCAGGCCGCACGGCTCGCCGTTAATGACAAACACGCCCGTGAGCAGCCGGAATTGGCCGGCCGCCAAATCTATCTTTGCAAGCTCGGCCCGCTTCTGGTACACGCGCGGAAAAAACACGCTTGTATCAAAGCCGTCCGTGTCTTGGATCTCCAGCTCGCCCGACGCATTATAAATCGACACAGATCCGCCTTCGCGCCCAAACATGGACTTGCTGACATAACTTCCGTCAAATACCGCCTTATTGTAAGTAGGCAGCATATAACGGCCGATGACAGCCCGCTCTTCTTCGCTGAACAGCATTCCCAGCTCATAAAGGCCCCAAATCAATGCCTGCAGCCCTTTGGATTGGAGCAATATAGCATGGATGCCGTTAAACAATACGAGCTGCTCCGTTTCCAGGGCATAAGCGAGAGCGTCGCCGCCGTCATCAATCGCCATCCATTCTTTCGGATACAGCGCAAACATGCGCCGGATCGGCTCGCCGCTGCCGTCTTTAAGCACGCCTTCGTCCACCCACAAGTCCAGGCAGTCCACGAAATTTACGGGCAAGCCGCTATGTTTCGCCATCATTTCGATCGTGCCCGAATCCTCCAGATGCTCGCCGTAGGCAACGCAAGCGGCTGTATCCGGCTGCTCGGCAGTCCAAGCCGCTGCCAGCAGCTCCGGCATGCGGTCGTTAGGTGAAGCCAAACCGCGCTGCCCGCACACCCACGGCGTTGCAACGGACGCTTCGACATAACCGGTAGGCGTATCCGCATTAAGCTCCAGCAGCTTAATAGCGCCGTCATCGCTAATGGCAAAATCAAACCGGGCATAGCGGCTGATCAAGCCGGGGCCGTTCATCTCCAGCCGGTCGAGCGCTTCCCACAGCAGCTCCGGAATACCCAGCATCGCATACAGCTCCTTGCGCTTGTGGGCATAACGGGCGGCGCGGTCGAAGATGCGCCATAACGCCGCCGACGCCTGCACCAGCTCTTCATACACATCCCGCCGCATGGCGACGGCCTGATCCAGCCAATACGCTTCCTCCTCCAAATCCGCCCAGGTGAATCCCATGTCCCGCAGCGCGCGCGTCTTCTCCGTCCGGTCGGGCCCCGGCACGCCAACCGCCTCAAATACTTTGACCGGACTCATCCGCCAAAACCGCCCGAGTGGCTGATGGAGCTATGCCCGCTTGACGAGGAGGAGCCGGACGAAGACAATCCGCTCGATTTGCCGCCGATACCGCCAGGCGAAGAAGAAACCGATCTGCGCGTAATGGAACCGGTCGTATTGGATGTTTTGGGACGTACAGTTGAACCGGCCACCGGTTTATTTTGAAAAGTGCCCGAATCGTATACGGACGGTTTGTATACTTTGCCGGTTCTTGCGTCATAAGTTGTTTGCGTATTGTGCCAGGTGGTAGAAGAATACGCCGTTCCGCGGTTAAAGATTAAATGATACAGCAGCAGATCATCCCAGCCAAACGAGGAGTGCATCACAGCTCCGCCGCCGCCGGACGGGCCGCCTCCTCCTCCAGTGGTTGCGGATGAACCCCCTCCCCCGCTCTGCTCTTCGTTATCGTCATCCGTACCATCGTCCAATAACGGCAAATTCCAGTCCAAATTAGCGTCATAATACGATTTCACCGCATCCGTCGACCATTCTACAAGCCGGGGTCCGTTGTCTGCTGCAGCTTCCGGCGACGCAGCCCCTGCTTCGGCATACACTTTGCCGGATGGTATAACGCCCGCGACAGCATGAGCGATAAGCGCTATGCCCAAGGAAGTCGACAATACTTTTAAAGGCAGCCCTTCCGCATTAAAAAAACGCGCGGGAAACTGTTTGCCAGGCTTTTCGGCCATCGGTTTATTCTCTCCTTCCATTGCTAGCGCGGCTGAACCTTAACCGCCAGCAGCTCCATCGTACCGGAATCTATATTAAGCCTTCCTTCAATCGTCTCATACTCCACGCCTCCAACCATCAGGTAATTGACATGATGCAAGGCGCCAATCATGGCGTCGGTCCACTCGCGGTCGTCAATTTGCCGCAGCTCGCCGCTTGGCAGTTTTTCCATTACAAGCACTCTCATTAACGTTCCACTCCCGTTTCGATTCTGTTGCCGGCAACATACATACGGATGCTGCGCCAACTTGGTTTCATTTTACAATTAAACAGGATTTCGGAAATCGTGACAACCCTTTTGAATGGATTTCCTTTTTTATGAAAATGCTATATAGCTGATGGAAAAACATACATCTTAGGAGGAACAAGCAACATGAACAAACGAGCTTTATTGGCCTGCTTCAGCGCAGTGGCGTTATCGGCGGGCAGCCTGTTTGCCCAATCCGTAACGGCTGATTCAAAAGAAACGGCGGGAACCGCCTCTGTCAGCATTATTAATGCACAAGGCGAAAAAATCGGCACGGCCGGCCTGAAGCAGGAAAAAGACGGTGTGCATATTCATCTGACAGCGGAGAAGCTGCCTCCCGGCACACACGGGTTTCATTTTCATATGACAGGCAAATGCGATCCGCCAAAATTCGAATCGGCGGGCAGCCATTTCAACCCGTTCAACAAGGAGCATGGCTTTCATAATCCAAAAGGATTCCATGCCGGCGATTTGCCCAACATCGAGGTTGGCGCAGACGGCAAAATCAACGTGGACATCAAAACCGAACAGGTGACGTTGGACAAAAACAAGCCGAACTCGCTTCTGAAAGAAGGCGGAACGGCCATCGTCATCCATGAGAAAGCGGACGATTATGTCACCGATCCTTCCGGCAACTCCGGCGACCGCATCGCCTGCGGCGTAATCCGCTAGCCTGCACGACCTGCAGCCCGATCCGGGCTGCTTTTCTTATGCCTGCTATCTTCTCTTCCGTTTCTTTCATTAGCCGTCCTGCAAAAAAATAAAATGGCTTTCCCGCTGCAGGCTACTTTCCACAACCGGCTTATATTCGGTAAAATAAGGTACAGTTGTACAAAAAGCCTTTATACTTCCAATTGACGATAGAAAGGAACTTCCGAAAATGATCATTCAACCGAAAACACGCGGTTTTATTTGCACAACCGCCCATCCGGAAGGCTGTGCCGCTCAGGTTCAGCGCCAAGTGGAATATGTACAAGCCCAGCCCAAAATCAGCGGGCCGCGCAACGTGCTTGTGGTCGGCGCTTCGACCGGCTACGGACTTGCTTCCCGTATCGTATCCGCCTTTGGCGCCGGCGCCAACACGGTTGGCGTATTTTTTGACAAGCCGGCGGAAGGCTCCCGTACCGCATCTGCAGGCTGGTACAACTCGGCGGCATTCGAAGCGGAGGCAGCAAAAGCCGGCTCCAAATCGTACAGCATCGTTGGCGACGCATTCTCCGATGACATCAAAGCCAAAACGATTGATCTGATCCGCACCGAGCTTGGCTCCATCGACCTGCTTGTGTACAGCGTAGCTTCGCCGCGCCGCACCCATCCGAAGACCGGCGAAACATTCAGCTCGGTTATTAAGCCGATCGGCGAAACGTATACGAACAAAACGGTCAATTTCCATACCGGCGAAGTGACAGAAGCTTCTATCGAACCGGCTTCTGAAGATGAAATTCGCCAAACCGTAGCCGTTATGGGCGGCGAGGACTGGCAAATGTGGATAGACGCCTTGCAGGAAGCAGGCGTTCTGGCCGATGGAGCCACTACGGTGGCGTATTCCTATAT encodes the following:
- a CDS encoding response regulator; its protein translation is MRNFIAKLSSAVSQVNILMVDDRPENLIALEAILDAPHYTLFRAHSGEEALRHVLQTDFAVILLDVQMPGMNGFETARLIKMRERSKYVPIIFITAISQAAEHVNHGYSVGAIDYIFKPFHPETLKMKIEAFVQMYQYQEQIKLQNELLSVIGETSNDTIATVDEQGILQTINPSAAKMFGYPPSRLAGQPIDLIVPGLSAILAEKTDNGIRLIETTAVRKDGIPFPADIQFGAASVAGHPLFVCSIRDVTDRKLMEEERYRKMLDTMPCFVSLRSMVDKRYINVNESFLNAAGLHKEDVINQTADLLQYIVDNSGQDIHNPWKPERNVRIRYMTHSGDLREGLLSSERMIIHGEECLLSVITDISERVFLEKEMVRLDRLNLTGEMAAGIVHEIRNPMTTVRGFLQLSKSQPSKEYTDIMIEELDRVHSIVTEFLSVGSQAPTNRKLKQLNTVIETLFPLMQSKALTSNQEIVLDLAECPPLMLDEKELRQLILNLALNGLDAMSSGGALTIKTRFDGNEVVLEVKDQGSGIKEELLEKLGTPFFSTKQNGTGLGLSVCYGIAARHDAVIKVQTSDRGTTFFVHFCLGEESREQA
- a CDS encoding CheR family methyltransferase, with product MDKEPIDERERIEIELFLEALYRYYGVDFRNYVFPTIRRRIWYRIRAERLKSVSGLQEKVLHDRRIFNRLLNDFSINVTELFRDPDFFKAFRAAVVPQLKEYPFIRIWHAGCSTGEEAYSMAILLHEEGLLEKTRIYATDMNESVIEEAKLKSFPLERMHQYTRNYTLSGGTKTLNEYVSLSNGRVEFKPFLAEKITFAQHNLAVDESFNEFHVIICRNVMIYFNSGLQHRVHELFYQSLSLGGYLGLGQKESMAFTGFTDCYKELVYNEKLYRKIK
- a CDS encoding response regulator, which translates into the protein MRFTIRSKLLLCFLSVAFLVTAVNITAYVYNDRVNKSYNDLIDRRVTVLSMAKDVEYLSVQQTSSLKGYLLTRDSSYLTELQTANEQLNLLTGQAGALMTQPETKESSQKLYETNQAFMRSYEHMLDNLQQNQDQDAALAYFKDEVLPIGQELGALSQSIAGYQQQLLDKGKQANTAMVNFVNRTTAILTVVTFLLTLLIGLVLSQRITRNLFKITSVITGVTHDSMSASELPHIDVRTQDEIGDIARSFNEMAKMLKHYSNLEQEQRWMETNVAVMATKLQGIQNLEGLAQLFITTVTPLVEASYGVFYIQQKSGRHPQLNKLASYAYQQHEVGIESFRSGEGLIGQAALESRTIVMEHLPDNYIQISSGLGKAAPASLMIMPVQFEGQVVAVIELASFSKFKPIQQTLLQHLCAHLGSVISSISGRMQVEQLLVESQVLTEELQTQSEELRGINEKLEEQYKNSEQKTKELEITKNELEEKAKQLALSSQYKSEFLANMSHELRTPLNSLLILSNILADNKDGNLQENQIKYAQTIHQSGHDLLQLINDILDLSKVESGKIELVKGPVSLMAVLETAEQQFAPVARQKGLTFTVKLDAGLPETIVTDEQRLLQIIKNLLSNAFKFTESGEVKLHIHHANQALLPAHNKLLASGSGIAFSISDTGIGIPRDKQSLIFQAFQQADGTTNRKYGGTGLGLSISSNIAELLNGHIVVNSDTGKGSMFSLVLLCEQPEEEEEAQSLVELESAAAAADRHFTNGLQVSESQDELDGAIWEGKKILIVDDDMRNIYAMTIALESKKATVLFAENGLSCLKVLKDHPDVDLILMDIMLPEMDGYETMRTLRQMPGFELLPIIALTAKAMKDDRDKCIDAGASDYISKPVKLEQLFACIHSWLTADRW
- a CDS encoding circularly permuted type 2 ATP-grasp protein, whose translation is MAILMAKDNMNQPFASYELLPYYDEMFEGRGKARTHYSAVLHRISRMGMDELKQKDAVMQAEMVSQGITFTVYSSEPDKSDQERTIPFDLLPRLITAEEWQQLEKGLQQRTRALNRFISDIYHEQHILNDGLIPRDLVLNNPYYVPAMAGLDVPNDVYIPLSGIDLVRGDNGQFYVLEDNLRTPSGLSYIYKNREMMRNLFPELYFDYRVRDIDPGMNALLSCLRSMAPSSKADPCVVLLTPGSYNSAYYDHSFLAQEMGIQLVEPHDLTVINRTVYVKTRNSLRQVDVIYRRIDDEFLDPLAFRKDSLLGVPGLMDAYIAGNVALANAPGTGVADDKAVYAYVPDMIRYYLNEEPIINNVPTYILSRPHELEFVLSRLPEMVVKERCLSGGYGMLIGPTSTDEEIKKFREKIILHPERYIAQPTVKLSCSPSLAHDRIAPRHIDLRAFVFTGDNTSYAVPGGLTRVALQQGSLVVNSSQGGGTKDTWVLTSSAASRLELNSR
- a CDS encoding alpha-E domain-containing protein, with protein sequence MTRYAEQLYWIGRYLERADHYVRMINVYYHRRDDRATHHEWLRLAAAAGDLTGLQNAHPHPNELNTLSYFTFEPSNPNSILSSVQKARNNTRVMRQMLPGELWELINSLYIWLKEQDVYQVQAYPPYKFYKRIGEWLSLFNGAADSSMSRGRNWNFIQAGKYLERMRNTIHVLYDSCSHVLADESCSSDYEYSQCVSLLKACGGYEAFRKLYANHVNLAETADFLLQNAYFPRSVRFAVHALKTCCESDLLIHGQIEQLSDQINHLLVHIRIDGISRDANDGNAILDHLLQMTESCDQLGQLISDTCMDEENPIRIASFVQ
- a CDS encoding DUF350 domain-containing protein, which codes for MVLFSWMTPYSDLKELKRGNIAAGLAMGGQFLGTAIILGVAAYTNTSIWHMMLWFAIGYVCLLAVYCVFDWVTPGLKLSEHLQQGNTAVGMLLFIVYVGMSFSISSLIV
- a CDS encoding glutathionylspermidine synthase family protein, with the translated sequence MSPVKVFEAVGVPGPDRTEKTRALRDMGFTWADLEEEAYWLDQAVAMRRDVYEELVQASAALWRIFDRAARYAHKRKELYAMLGIPELLWEALDRLEMNGPGLISRYARFDFAISDDGAIKLLELNADTPTGYVEASVATPWVCGQRGLASPNDRMPELLAAAWTAEQPDTAACVAYGEHLEDSGTIEMMAKHSGLPVNFVDCLDLWVDEGVLKDGSGEPIRRMFALYPKEWMAIDDGGDALAYALETEQLVLFNGIHAILLQSKGLQALIWGLYELGMLFSEEERAVIGRYMLPTYNKAVFDGSYVSKSMFGREGGSVSIYNASGELEIQDTDGFDTSVFFPRVYQKRAELAKIDLAAGQFRLLTGVFVINGEPCGLLGRAGGLITGNTSHFVAIGVK